In the Gorilla gorilla gorilla isolate KB3781 chromosome 1, NHGRI_mGorGor1-v2.1_pri, whole genome shotgun sequence genome, TGCGTGCCGTGTGTACGTGTGTGCCGTGCGCGTGCTCGTgagtacatgtgtgtgcatgttgtgtACGTGCGCTGTGCATGTGCTCGTGAGTACATGTGTGTGCGTGTCGTGTGTACAAGTGCGCTGTGCGTGTGCTCGTGAGTACATCCAGGTAGCTGTTCATGTAGGCTGGTGAGTACATGCAGGTGAGTGCGCCCTCACACCCGCTGTGTGCACACGTGTTCGTCTTAACAGCATGGCCCAACCTGGTTGGTGGTGGCTGTCAGGAGGGAAGTGGGTGAAGCCGTTGCTGACCTAGGCGCCGCCCAGGAGTCCGGTGGGGGGCGTGTGAGCTGTGCCTGGGCAGCTTTCAGCTCTGCTGGTCACGGCACCTTCACGGCCGTTATTCAGTTAGGTCCTGCAGAGAATCTGAGGCTGtgagtctggggtggggcctgcccCGTACTCTGAAGGCCACATGAGGCAGAGTTTCCTGGGGAGAGGGCACAGCCTGTGCCTGAGGGCCTGGCCCTGAGGTCTGGGTCTGCTGGAGACATCTGTATGGCCGTCAGGTGGTCACCAGAGAGCGGTCAGGTCCCAGGGAGAGGCTCTTCCTTGGGTCTGGGGTGTGGCCGTTGGCCAGCAGGGCAGCCTCAGCCCTGGGCGGGTCCAAGCTGGTGCCTCTGCGTGAAGAGGGTGGGGCCGGGTGGGGCCCGGCACCCGGGCTAAGGCCAGGTGAGGGGAGAGCCGGGCCACCCCGCACAGGGCCAGGTCTGGGAGAGCCGTCCAGGGAGAAGCCCCTGCTGGCCCAGTTGTGAGACACAGTTGAGTGGGTACCGTGGCGTTGCTGCCACCCTGGGGCTCTGTGTGCCCTTCCCGGTCATGCCCGTGGTCTGGTTTGGGGCTTTGAGGAGAACGTGCGGAGTCGCCTGCTCCGTCGCTGCCCGGCATCCTGGGGTGGGTTCTCTGCTGCCCTGCAGGGCGCCCGTGTCGCCCACGGGACTGGTCACGTGACACGGGGCTGCTCCTGGCAGGCTGGGTGTATCTTACACCTTTATTTTTTGTGCCTGCTCAACTTATCAGTAACACACATTTCCTCACCAGAGTCTCAAGGCAAAccacctcttctttcttttttcattagacggtctcactctgctacccagcctgcagtgcagtggtgcagtctcggctccctgcagctGTACCTTCcagggctcaggcgatcctcctacctcagccttccaggtagctgggaccacaggcaccataaccgcacctggctaatttttgtattttttatacggATAGATTCTGCCGtgttggccgggttggtctcaaactcttggacttaaGTCATCCGcctactgcagcctcccaaagtgctgggattataggcgtgagccactgcgcctagtcttagcttctttctttttttaattttaaatttttaattgttttaagagTGAGggcctcactgttgcccaggctggagtgcagtggtgcgatctcagctcatctgtagcctccacatcctgggctcGATCTATCCTCCTTGGAGGACAGAAAAATAAAGGTGTAAGATACGTTCCTGGCAGGAACGGCCCATATCATGTGACCAGCCCCCATGGGGgcggcctcctgagtaactgggaccaccagtgtgtgccaccatgcccagctgattcaaaaatatatattttgtagacacaaggtctccctgtgttgcctcggtaggtctcaaactcttgggattTCAGAGGGTTCAAGTGACCTGCTCGGCCTCCCCCCGTCCTGGGGTTGCAGGCGCGAgcgacccgcctgcctcggcctctccccatcctggggttgcaggcatgagcccTTGTGCCTGGCCTTGACCTTCTAGAATGACGCGGAGACTTTTGAGCCTGTTGGCTCCGCCTGCTCTTTTCCCAGTTCACGTACTCTTATCTGGAGTTTGGTCCTGTCCGTTCTAAATCCTGCAAATTGgacattaaaaaaactaaaagtaagaggatctccctgtgttgcccaggctggtctcgaactcctaggctaaagggatctgcctgccgcagcctcccagcgtgccgggattacaggcacaagccccAGTGCCCGGCCAAATTGGACGTTATTACTTCCTTTCCAAAAGAGTGGTTTACATTTTCCTCACCACACACGGTTTGTGCCTCCACCCCGGGTCCCGCATTCCCTGCTGTCCTGACTGCGTCTTTAACCTTCATCCTGTTGGTCCAGCCTGTTGGCAATGTGCTGGGGCAGGAGGCCTTGCCCGTGCCCGCCCCCCGACTCCGATTGTGTCTGTCTTTCCTTGGTGCCactttatttgggtcttttctgCCCAGGACATGGCCCACCTGGACCTAGAGCTCTGTGACATTTCTGTGAAGCCTCCGTCTACCTTTGCGACTCAGCAGAGGTGTGTTTAGAATTCACTCTGCGTTTTGGGGGTCCCCATGCATGCTGAGGTGCCGTTCCCTGCCCACCTGTGTCCgatctgtcttggcctccccgACCTCAGGGTGCCTAGGACCCCCCCGACCTCTTCGGGTATTTGGTTTCTGGCTCAGGAAGAGCAGCTGCCGGGTCCTGGAGGGGTGGCCTGGGAAGCGCTGGCAGGCGTCGCTCCTGCGACCTCCGACCCCTCCCTGCATGGCTCCTGCAAGGGCCACCGCTTGAGTCCTGGGGCTGCTGTCCTCACGCCTCAGACCTGATTCTGGGGACCGCGGTGAAGGCGTGGCAGGCAGGCATCACTCCCTTCCCCCGCCTCCATCGCTGCCTCTTTCTGGGTCTGCGTCCTCTTCTCACAGGGACAGCAGTCGTTGACCCTCCCTGATCCAGGAGGGTCTCCCTGATCCAGGAGGGTCTCCCTGATCCAGGAGGGTCTCCCTGATCCAGGAGGGTCTCTCCAGATCCAGGAGGGTCTCCCTGATCCAGGAGGGTCTCCCTGATCCAGGAGGGTCTCTCCAGATCCAGGAGGGTCTCCCTGATCCAGGAGGGTCTCCCTGATCCAGGAGGGTCTCCCTGATCTAGGAGGGTCTCTCCAGATCCAGGAGGGTCTCCCTGATCCAGGAGGGTCTCCCTGATCCAGGAGGGTCTCCCTGATCCAGGAGGGTCTCTCCAGATCCAGGAGGGTCTCTCCAGATCCAGGAGGGTCTCCCTGATCCAGGAGGGTCTCCCTGATCCAGGAGGGTCTCCCTGATCCAGGAGGGTCTCCAGATCCAGGAGGGTCTCCGTGATCCAGGAGGGTCTCCAGATCCTTCCCTGACAGCAGAGACCCGGCTAGTGGGGGGGGACTGGGACTCAGGGCTTCTTCACCAGCCTGAGGTTGGTGCTGGGGCTCGGTGGCGGCTGTGAGAATCCTGTGCTGGAGAAAGCGTCTCTCGGCCGGCCTGTCTGGGGCGTCTGTGCCTCTCCTGGATGGGTCTCAGTTTGGCCCCGTCCATCCATCCCAGGAGCTGCCTGCGGTGGAGCAGACAGGGAGGGGTGCCCCAGGACCCACAGCCCCATCACTCCTGTCTTCCTTTAAGTGAACCGGTCGTGTAGATGGAGGTTGTTCAGAAAGGGATAAGATGGGACGGCAGCTGGGCCTCATCCTCTCGCAGTGACCGCGACGCAGAGGCTGCTGGGCCTGTGGCAGGGGCTTCGGCCAGGGCAGAGTCGGGCCTCACGTGCAGGGGGCTGAGTGTGGGCCTCAACACTGGACTTGGCCACTGACTGCAGTGAGCCCCAAGATGGGGTAGGAGGTGGTGTTTCTGCCCTGGAGACCCAGGGTGGCTTGGGTCCTTGGGATGTGTGGGGACCTGGGGTGAGGGCCCGTTGGGGCCGGGTGGGCACGGCGGGAGAGCGGGGGCCACACACCCAGAGGCAGTGCCGTGTCCCGGCTGGGAGGGTTCCTGGGAAGCTCTGCTCAGCCCCAGTCTCAGTCATTTCTAGAAACTGTGTTTTCCTCCTTGTGACGTCACACGTGAAGGAAACGGAAAAGGGCAGTGAGTCCTTCGCCCCGCGGCGCCGTGCACACGTCAGCCTTCAGGGTGATTCCGCTCCTCCAGAGGGGCAGGCGCGGGTGTGGGGGGTGGGGCCCAGGCCCATCCTGAGGGGTCCCAGGCATGAGGGGCTCTGAGCTGTGTCCTGGGGGGGTCTGGGCCATGGGGAGGTTCTGGATCATGTCTTGAGGGATCTGGGCTGAGTCTGTGGGGAGTCAGGGCCATCCATGTATTGGGGGTCTGGGGCGGGGGGGGTCCAGTCtgtcttggggagtccgggctgtgTGGGGGGGTCCAAGCTATGCCTTTGGGGATCAGGCCTGTGGGAGGCTCTGGGTTATGTCTTGGCGGGGGTCCAGGCTGTGTCTTGGGGGCTGGGCCATGTTCTGGGGACGTGTGAATCCTGGAGGGTGGGGCCCCGGTCTCGCGGGTGGCTGTGTCCCTCGAGTTCAGCCAGCACCTCTCGGAACTTTCTGGATTTGCGTGCCGGCGTCTGTCGGCCTCGATACCCACAGGCTGCGCCCCTCTCAGCACAGGAAGTCCTGGAGAACCTGAAGGACCGCTGGTACCAGGCGGACAGCCCCCCCGCGGACCTGCTGCTGACGGAGGAGGAGTTCCTGTCGTTTCTCCACCCCGAGCACAGCCGGGGAATGCTCAGGTTCATGGTGAAGGAGATCGTCCGGGACCTGGGTGAGTCCAGCCTGGCCGGCACGCCAGGGCCCGGGACCGACTGGCAGGGGCCGGGCATCGTCGGGAGGTCGGGGCAGGTCCTGCGGGAGCCCCAGCCTGGGTGTAGGCTGATGCCTTCCCGTCTCGCAGACCAGGACGGTGACAAGCAGCTCTCTCTGCCCGAGTTCATCTCCCTGCCCGTGGGCACCGTGGAGAACCAGCAGGGCCAGGACATTGACGACAACTGggtgaaagacagaaaaaaggagTTTGAGGAGCTCATTGACTCCAACCACGACGGCATCGTGACCGCCGAGGAGCTGGAGGTGAGCCCTGGCGCAGCCGCGTCCCGGAGCCGGCCCTGCGGGGCGCTGTGGCGGGAGGGGCTGGTGGATCTGGGCCTGAGGCAGGAAGCTGTGCTGGTGTCCGGCCTGAGGCTCCGTCTGGGCTGGTCACTGGGGCGTTTGCTCAGCGGTGTCCACCAGGCTGCATGGCCGTTGTTGGCGTTTAGGTTCAGACGGATCAGAGACAGGCGAGCCTGGCCGGGCTCCATCCTCAGCCCCTTGCGGAGGCGTCAGGGTTCTCACAGCCCCTTTTTAACGGGACCACAAGGGGAAGCTCATGCTGGGCCCAGCATGGAGGCAGGTCCAAGGCCCAGCAGGTGCAGGTGGGCGGGGCGGCCTGTGCCACATGGCTGGAATTTACCACCTTCCTCTGAAGCGTTTTCACTGGTATCATGTGTAGGCTTGTTTTTCTCCCACTGCTGTGTGAGTCATCTTGTTTTTATGTAGAATCCTGTGATTCCTGGCGACAGCCAGTGGGCCCGGCCCAGGTTAGGGATCCTTCAGAACCGGGGTCCAGGCCTGTGTAGCCCCTGTGCCCCATTacccctgccggccccgggcaggCCTTCCAGGGCCCCCGGCTTCTCCCTGCCCTGTGTTTTCATTTGTGCCGCCTCCCTTCGGGAACCTTCCAGAACGTGCCCACACTGCCGCTGCAGCCAACAGGCACCTTAAATAAAGAGCCACTTCGTGCAGATGGCCGCGGAGCTCGGGCCCGGCTGCTCCTCCCCTGAGCGGAGCCTGGAGGGCCTCCCGGGCGGGCCGGCGCTGGGAGGGGGAAAGGCGACACTGACCTGTGCCCCGCTGGCCCGCAGAGCTACATGGACCCCATGAACGAGTACAACGCGCTGAACGAGGCCAAGCAGATGATCGCCGTCGCCGACGAGAACCAGAACCACCACCTGGAGCCCGAGGAGGTGCTCAAGTACAGCGAGTTCTTCACGGGCAGCAAGCTGGTGGACTACGCGCGCAGCGTGCACGAGGAGTTTTGAGCGCCCGGCCGCGCCCCGCGCCGCCCCCCACGCACCACCGGGGCGGTCCCGCGGGTGACTCCGGGCTCCGTGGCTGTCCCTCAGTGGCTGTCCCGGACcccacctcctccctgctgcCCGCCACCGGCCGACCGACCGCGGCTGCCCCGGCTGATGAGCGGCGCGTCCCCTCTGCAGCGTGCACCCCGGCGGGGCTTCGGCTGTGACGCGGCCAGGGCGCGGGGCTGGGCTGTGGCCCCGCGGCGCCGCCTCCTCCCTGGTCCCTCGAAATCTTTGCATCTCACTTCTGAGAACGAAATCTCGCTTCAGTCACTCTGCCGAAGGCGCTGACGGCATCGCGGCCGGAACCTCTGGGCCTGGCCCCTCCCAGGGCCGCCGCTCCGTGGGAAATAACAGCTCCTCTATTTCCTTGAAAACTGAACGAttattaaaaatagattaaactTCGCTGGAAATGAGTAGCCAGGAAGTTCAGGGGAGGGTGCCGGGTCCTTCCCGGGCCTGGCGTGTCGGAGCCACCCATGTCCCGCAGCTGCCTCtgagaaaatgcaaatatttgttgTGACAAGAATCACattaatttactttaaatataGTTGCCTTTTTTGGTCAGCTTCATTCTTTGGGTgtgaaacaaaacacaacaccAGCGTGCTAGGTTTGTGGTTACAGTTTCCACTGGAGCGCTGGAGGCTGGTGCTGGGTCACGCGGAAGGTTGGAGGTCATGGCCAGTTCGAGGTGATTCTCCTGGCAGGTGGCAATGGGCAGGGGCTCTGGGAAGACGGAGGGCAGCGCTGCGTTTGTGAGTAGGGGTCAGGGGGCAGCAGACCTGCCCACTGAGTTTGGGGTTTGGACATTTAAGGCAGGAGACAGAGCCTCCTGGGAGTTTTGGGTGGAGGATGGCAAGGTCTTTGGGTGCAGTGGGGCAGGCTTAGCCCCAGACGGGGCAGAGAATGGGGTGTGTTAGGACGGCTGGTGGGGGTCCTGCTCTGTGGCGTGTGGGGGCCCAGGCTGTGTCCTGGCTCTCCCAGTGGGAGCTCAGGGAAGCCGGGAGTGTGTCCTCCTCAGTCTGCCCTGCGGTGCCCATGTGACCGGCCTCTGCCCTGAGCCCACCTGCCCAGGGGCCCCTGTGGGGCTGAGAGGGCGGGTTGGCACCTGGGCTGGTTCCCAGGCAAACGAGATTCACAGAGCCACGGCCAGCGCAGGTGGTGGGAGGACGGTCCCACGCCCTGCTCTAAGGGGCTGTAATTCCCTGGAGCCAACCTTTGGCGGCCTGGACTCTGTCTTTCCCCATCCGTGGCCCCAGGCCATAGCCAGGGACCACCATAGCTGCAGCAGCATTCGACGCCCTGTGCTGAGGGCCGTGCACCCAGAGGTGGGAGGTGTGAGCTGAGGCCATGCTGTGCTGGACATGAAGGCGGGGGGACAGCTGGGTATGTGGTGGCACCTGGCCCTTCAGTGGCCCCGGCCAGCTCCAGTCTGGTACTGGAGGAGCAGCGGCCACTCATGGGCTGCCCTGTGCCGCCCGCGACACCACTGTGTGGAGCGGGGAGCCCAGCTCCTGGGGATGTGGTTCGAGCTGCAGGCTGCCTTACAGACCTTGGGGGTCCTGAGGTCTGGGTCAGTGTCCAGCCTCCTGTGGCCACGCCACACCCGGTTCCATGGACACAGCGGGGCTTTCTTGGACCTGTGACCTTAAGCCCAGGACAAGGAGACCTGAGCTTCCTGGGCAGCTTCAAGCAGGAGGGGCCGTGCCCCATCCTGGGGCCATTGCAGTTGCCAGCAATGTGCTGGGGGTGCCCTCTCCATGGTGCACGGGCCCCACTCACTGCACCTGTGGGCAGATGTGGCCACTTAGGCCCCAGGAGGGCAGTGTTGCCCACCAAGACCCCCAGTTCACCTGAACCTCCAAGGAACCAATTGCAAATGTAAGCTTTTTCTCACTGTCAGTGGGAAACCCTTGTGAACGCTGGGTGGAACCTTCCACAAAATGCCAGAACTTTCCTCCTCTGCCCACCTGGGTTGGGGTGTGCACATGCAGGTACACACACTGTCTGGGATGCTCTGAGCCCTTCCAGGATCCTCTCTACTtgtgggggtgtggggagggtgACCAACTTAGGGACCCTCAGTCTGAGGGCGGGTGGCCtctccctccactccctccccCTCCAGGGCCAGCGGGCTCCACGGCTGGGAATTTCCCCACGGGTGGGCCGAGGGCAGGCAGCTGTTTCCTGTGCTCCTGGGAGGAGGGGATTTCCAGCCGCTTCCCTGCTGCTCTGTTCCTAGAGGCCCCTCTCCACTTGCAACTTCAAAAATGAACTTTTGGATAATCACAGGCTGGTCACAGTTATTTGAAAGGTGCAGAAAGGGCCCAGGGAGCCCCCAGCCCTGCACCTGCTCCCCAGCTCTCCGGGCAGTTCGCGTCCTCTGGGCAACCCTGGAACCTGAGAGCTGTTTGCATAGAAGGCGGAAACCTGCCTGCGTGCCCGTGTGCGCCAGGCCATCCAGGACCCACCCTCACCACCTCCTCAGAGGCCTGTCTCCAAACACTGCCacatgggggttagggcttccacGCAGGAATTTAAGGGGCACAGTTCAGCCATAGACACCTGCCGTGCTCAGGCACACTCAGCGTGGGCCCTGGTCacgggtgtcttttttttttttttttttgagatggagtcttgctctgtcgcccaggctggagtgcagtggcgcgatctctgctttgcaacctctgtctcctgggttcgagtgattctgctacctcagcctcccgactagctgggattacaggcacccgccaccacgcccgaataatttttgtagttttagtagagacgggatttcgccatattggccagactggtcttgaactcctgacctcaggtgatccacccaccttggcctcccaaagtgctgggattacaagcgggagccaccgtgcctggccatgggTGTCTGTCTTACCGTGGCTGTGGTCACTGCTGCTCAGAGCTAGTCTTGGGCATACAAGGGGGACCATGCTCCAGCAGTGCCACAGCCCTGAAGGTCCAGACTGAAGAGTTGCCTCTCCTGACTCAGTGCTGCCTCAGTTTACCCACGTGCTCCATGGACCTTTT is a window encoding:
- the SDF4 gene encoding 45 kDa calcium-binding protein isoform X1 produces the protein MVWPWVAMASRWGPLIGLAPCCLWLLGAVLLMDASARPANHSSTRERAANREENEILPPDHLNGVKLEMDGHLNRGFHQEVFLGKDLGGFDEDAEPRRSRRKLMVIFSKVDVNTDRKISAKEMQRWIMEKTAEHFQEAMEESKTHFRAVDPDGDGHVSWDEYKVKFLASKGHSEKEVADAIRLNEELKVDEETQEVLENLKDRWYQADSPPADLLLTEEEFLSFLHPEHSRGMLRFMVKEIVRDLGESSLAGTPGPGTDWQGPGIVGRSGQVLREPQPGCRLMPSRLADQDGDKQLSLPEFISLPVGTVENQQGQDIDDNWVKDRKKEFEELIDSNHDGIVTAEELESYMDPMNEYNALNEAKQMIAVADENQNHHLEPEEVLKYSEFFTGSKLVDYARSVHEEF